In Rhodovulum sulfidophilum DSM 1374, the following are encoded in one genomic region:
- the tolR gene encoding protein TolR, translating to MGSSLTPRKSSGGRRVRGHRRHPAAMSEINVTPMVDVMLVLLIIFMVAAPLLTAGVPVELPKTAASALPAEQEAPLTVTLTADGKIALQETELADEALIPKLKAVAAEREDDKVYLRADGAIPYERVVQVMGALNAAGFRNIGLVTDTGGPSLDGRDE from the coding sequence ATGGGTTCCAGCCTGACCCCTCGCAAAAGTTCGGGCGGACGGCGGGTGCGCGGACATCGCCGCCACCCCGCGGCGATGTCCGAGATCAACGTCACGCCCATGGTCGACGTGATGCTGGTGCTTCTGATCATCTTCATGGTGGCGGCGCCGCTCCTGACCGCGGGGGTGCCGGTCGAGCTGCCGAAGACCGCCGCCAGCGCGCTGCCGGCCGAGCAGGAGGCGCCCCTCACCGTGACCTTGACCGCCGACGGCAAGATCGCCTTGCAGGAAACCGAACTGGCCGACGAGGCGTTGATCCCGAAACTGAAGGCGGTGGCGGCCGAACGCGAGGATGACAAGGTCTATCTGCGCGCCGATGGCGCCATTCCCTATGAACGTGTGGTGCAGGTGATGGGCGCGCTCAATGCCGCGGGCTTCCGAAATATCGGTCTGGTGACCGATACCGGCGGGCCGAGCCTTGACGGCCGGGACGAGTAG
- the tilS gene encoding tRNA lysidine(34) synthetase TilS: MAAALERACPGEAPLAVAVSGGGDSLALLLVAAARAEASGPKVSAVTVDHGLRPEAAAEARRVAAICARRGIPHETLVWQGWDGRGNLQDAARQARLRLIAGWAKERGIGRVALAHTRDDQAETVLMRLARGAGVDGLAGMAPERRAGGVTWLRPFLDISRADLRLYLEACGQDWIDDPSNDDRRFERVRVRQALDLLRPLGIGAAGLAATATRLASARAALEAATVEAAARLVREEAGDLLIEAGGLAALPAEIARRLMLAGLGWVSGAAYPPRARALEATLAALTRGPRATLHGCLLQRAGGRIRIGREAAAVAGLSCAPGSLWDGRWRLSGPEGAEGQEGLEIRALGEAGLAACPDWRAAGLPRTSLIASPAVWRGGGLIAAPMAGHGKDWSAAVNCSFTAYLLSH, translated from the coding sequence CTGGCCGCAGCGCTCGAGAGGGCCTGTCCGGGCGAGGCGCCGCTGGCGGTGGCGGTTTCGGGCGGCGGGGATTCCCTGGCGCTGCTGCTGGTCGCGGCGGCGCGGGCCGAGGCCTCGGGTCCGAAGGTTTCGGCGGTGACCGTCGATCACGGGCTCCGGCCCGAAGCCGCCGCCGAGGCCCGCCGCGTGGCCGCGATCTGCGCGAGGCGCGGCATTCCCCATGAGACGCTTGTCTGGCAGGGCTGGGACGGGCGCGGCAATCTGCAGGATGCGGCGCGGCAGGCACGGCTGCGGCTGATCGCCGGTTGGGCCAAGGAACGGGGCATCGGCCGCGTGGCGCTGGCCCATACCCGCGACGATCAGGCCGAAACCGTGCTGATGCGGCTGGCGCGCGGGGCCGGTGTCGACGGCCTGGCGGGGATGGCGCCCGAGCGGCGGGCCGGGGGCGTGACCTGGCTGCGGCCCTTTCTCGACATCTCGCGGGCCGATCTGCGGCTCTATCTCGAGGCCTGCGGGCAGGACTGGATCGACGACCCCTCCAATGACGACCGGCGCTTCGAGCGGGTGCGGGTCCGGCAGGCGCTCGATCTGTTGCGCCCGCTCGGGATCGGCGCGGCGGGGCTTGCCGCGACCGCGACCCGGCTTGCTTCGGCCCGGGCCGCCCTCGAGGCCGCGACCGTCGAGGCGGCGGCGCGGCTGGTGCGCGAAGAGGCGGGCGATCTGCTGATCGAGGCCGGGGGGCTGGCCGCTCTGCCCGCAGAGATCGCGCGCCGGCTGATGCTGGCGGGGCTCGGCTGGGTTTCGGGTGCGGCCTATCCGCCGCGCGCCCGGGCGCTCGAGGCCACGCTGGCGGCGTTGACGCGCGGCCCCCGCGCTACGCTTCACGGCTGTCTTCTGCAACGCGCCGGGGGGCGGATCCGGATCGGGCGCGAGGCCGCCGCCGTAGCAGGGCTAAGCTGCGCGCCCGGCAGCCTCTGGGACGGGCGCTGGCGGCTTTCCGGACCTGAGGGCGCCGAGGGGCAGGAGGGGCTTGAGATCCGCGCGCTGGGCGAGGCGGGGCTTGCCGCCTGTCCGGACTGGCGCGCGGCGGGACTGCCGCGCACGAGCCTGATCGCCTCGCCCGCGGTCTGGCGCGGGGGCGGGCTGATCGCCGCACCGATGGCCGGGCATGGCAAGGATTGGAGCGCTGCGGTAAACTGTTCATTCACGGCCTACCTACTCTCGCATTGA
- the tolQ gene encoding protein TolQ, translating to METDTLAMAQEIDFSLLALFLRATITVKLVMLLLIVASFWSWSIIVQKIITYRKARAEAARFDEEFWSGEPLDELFDKIGPEPQAAPERIFAAGMMEWRRSHRQDGKLIAGAAARIDRSMDVAIAKETDSLNAGLSFLATVGSTAPFVGLFGTVWGIKHAFEQIALQQNTNLAVVAPGIAEALVATALGLLAAIPAVIFYNKLSADSDRLGGGYESFADEFSTILSRQLDA from the coding sequence ATGGAAACCGATACCCTTGCGATGGCGCAGGAGATTGACTTCTCCTTGCTCGCCCTTTTCTTGCGCGCGACGATCACGGTCAAGCTGGTGATGCTGTTGCTGATCGTGGCCTCGTTCTGGTCGTGGTCGATCATCGTCCAGAAGATCATCACCTACCGGAAGGCCCGCGCCGAGGCGGCGCGCTTCGACGAGGAATTCTGGTCGGGCGAGCCGCTGGACGAGCTGTTCGACAAGATCGGTCCCGAGCCGCAGGCCGCGCCCGAACGGATCTTCGCGGCGGGCATGATGGAATGGCGTCGCAGCCACCGTCAGGACGGCAAGCTGATCGCGGGCGCCGCCGCCCGGATCGACCGCTCGATGGATGTGGCCATCGCCAAGGAGACCGACAGCCTGAATGCCGGCCTGTCCTTCCTCGCGACGGTGGGCTCGACCGCGCCCTTCGTCGGGCTGTTCGGCACGGTCTGGGGGATCAAGCACGCCTTCGAGCAGATCGCGCTGCAGCAGAACACCAACCTCGCCGTGGTGGCGCCCGGCATCGCCGAGGCGCTGGTGGCGACCGCGTTGGGGCTGCTGGCCGCGATCCCGGCGGTGATCTTCTACAACAAGCTCTCTGCCGACAGCGACCGGCTGGGCGGGGGCTACGAATCCTTCGCCGACGAATTCTCGACCATCCTGTCGCGCCAGCTGGACGCCTGA
- the ybgF gene encoding tol-pal system protein YbgF: MRRIAAFALTVALGLAAGGPVSAQSRDETLADIRQELTVLNVTVQGLKRELSTTGGAMGAAAGGSALQRLDAIEEQLQRLTSKTEELEHRIRQVVDDGTRRIGDLEFRLVELEGGDVSKLGQTSTLGGGAGPDMPAPAITPAPDSTGSTDGMELAVGERADFDAGKAALASGENEKAAEILARFGETYPGSPLSGEAQFLRGEALSAAGETSQAARAYLESFSGSPSGPRAPVALLKLGLALKDLGQSREACVTLGEVRNRFSGSAEAQQAASAMGAAGCN; the protein is encoded by the coding sequence ATGAGGCGGATTGCGGCGTTTGCCCTGACGGTGGCTCTGGGGCTGGCGGCGGGCGGGCCCGTCTCCGCCCAGTCGCGCGACGAGACCCTGGCGGATATCCGCCAGGAACTGACGGTGCTGAATGTCACGGTGCAGGGGCTCAAGCGCGAGCTCTCGACCACCGGCGGTGCCATGGGCGCGGCCGCGGGCGGATCTGCGCTGCAGCGGCTCGATGCGATCGAGGAACAGCTGCAGCGGCTGACCTCGAAGACCGAGGAGCTTGAACACCGGATCCGGCAGGTGGTCGATGACGGCACCCGCCGGATCGGCGATCTCGAATTCCGGCTGGTCGAACTGGAGGGCGGCGACGTCTCGAAGCTTGGCCAGACCTCGACGCTGGGCGGTGGCGCCGGACCGGACATGCCCGCCCCGGCGATCACGCCCGCGCCCGACAGCACCGGCAGCACGGACGGCATGGAGCTTGCGGTCGGCGAGCGTGCCGATTTCGACGCCGGCAAGGCCGCGCTCGCCTCCGGAGAGAACGAGAAGGCGGCCGAGATCCTGGCCCGGTTCGGCGAGACCTATCCGGGCAGTCCGCTTTCGGGCGAGGCCCAGTTCCTGCGCGGCGAGGCGTTGTCGGCGGCGGGCGAGACCTCGCAGGCCGCGCGCGCCTATCTCGAAAGCTTCTCGGGCAGTCCGTCGGGGCCGCGTGCCCCGGTTGCGCTGCTCAAGCTCGGACTTGCGCTGAAGGATCTGGGGCAGAGCCGCGAGGCCTGCGTCACGCTCGGCGAGGTGCGCAACCGCTTCTCGGGCTCGGCCGAGGCGCAGCAGGCCGCGAGTGCGATGGGGGCCGCCGGGTGCAACTGA
- the pal gene encoding peptidoglycan-associated lipoprotein Pal, giving the protein MNRIATSLLLVTALAVSACSNADRFGSANGGAAGAYGVNGSPSDPTSVAYFNQTIGDRVLFAVDQSSLSPDATVTLDAQADWLNQNTAYSATIEGHADEQGTREYNLALGARRANAVKEYLVSRGVSPNRLQTVTYGKERPLAICSAESCYAKNRRAVSVLAAGAGA; this is encoded by the coding sequence ATGAACCGCATCGCTACCTCTCTTCTGCTGGTGACGGCGCTTGCCGTCTCGGCCTGTTCCAATGCCGACCGGTTCGGGTCGGCCAATGGCGGTGCCGCCGGCGCCTATGGCGTCAACGGCTCGCCCAGCGATCCGACCTCGGTCGCCTATTTCAACCAGACCATCGGCGACCGCGTGCTGTTCGCCGTCGACCAGAGCTCGCTTTCGCCCGACGCGACCGTCACGCTTGATGCCCAGGCCGACTGGCTGAACCAGAACACCGCCTATTCCGCCACCATCGAAGGCCATGCCGACGAACAGGGCACCCGCGAATACAACCTTGCCCTCGGCGCCCGCCGCGCCAATGCGGTCAAGGAATATCTGGTGTCGCGCGGGGTCTCGCCGAACCGGCTGCAGACCGTGACCTATGGCAAGGAGCGTCCGCTTGCGATCTGCTCGGCGGAATCGTGCTATGCCAAGAACCGGCGGGCGGTGAGCGTGCTCGCTGCCGGCGCGGGGGCCTGA
- the ybgC gene encoding tol-pal system-associated acyl-CoA thioesterase — protein MTHRLTVRVYYEDTDLAGIVYYANYLKFIERARSEWVRGLGLDQVRLKAESGIVFAVRRVEADYLSPAKFDDLLTVETDLQRFTPARLVLDQAVLRGETRLFEARVTLAALGAGGRPVRLPAEFRRSLETG, from the coding sequence ATGACCCATCGCCTGACCGTCCGCGTCTATTACGAGGACACCGACCTTGCCGGCATCGTCTATTATGCCAATTACCTGAAATTCATAGAACGCGCGCGCTCGGAATGGGTGCGCGGGCTGGGGCTCGACCAGGTCCGGCTGAAGGCCGAAAGCGGCATCGTCTTCGCTGTGCGCCGCGTCGAGGCCGATTATCTCAGCCCGGCGAAATTCGACGATCTCCTGACGGTCGAAACCGATCTGCAGCGGTTCACGCCGGCGCGGCTGGTGCTGGATCAGGCGGTCCTGCGCGGCGAGACCCGGCTGTTCGAGGCCCGGGTCACGCTGGCCGCTCTGGGGGCCGGGGGGCGGCCGGTCCGGCTTCCGGCAGAGTTTCGCCGAAGCCTCGAAACCGGGTAG
- the tolB gene encoding Tol-Pal system beta propeller repeat protein TolB, translating to MLRLLTAILALALGHAALPAQAQNGPLRIVIDEGVIEPLPFAVPEFVAENAAAAEYARNITRVIAADLEGSGLFREIPREAFLSTVTSFASPVQYSDWKAINAQALITGAVSVDGSGRLSVKFRLYDVFSQAPLGDGLQFGGAAASWRRVAHKVADQVYSRITGEGGYFDSRVVFVAERGPKNERAKQLAIMDYDGANMQPLTDANSIVIAPRFSPTGDRVLYTSYESGFPRIYLLDVATGQRRVLDDQPGTMTFAPRFAPDGRRVLFSLSQGGNTDLYELDLQSGRRTRLSDAPSIETAPSFSPDGSQIVFESDRSGKQQLYVMPATGGEPRRISFGQGRYGTPVWSPRGDYIAFTKQNKGRFHIGVMRTDGSEERLLTASFLDEGPTWAPNGRVIMFTRETAGAAGAPGLYTVDITGRNLRKVPYRGQGSDPSWSPLQP from the coding sequence ATGCTGCGCCTTCTGACCGCGATCCTTGCGCTGGCCCTTGGACATGCCGCGCTGCCGGCGCAGGCTCAGAACGGTCCCCTGAGGATCGTGATCGACGAGGGGGTGATCGAGCCCTTGCCCTTCGCCGTGCCCGAATTCGTGGCCGAGAATGCGGCCGCGGCCGAATATGCGCGGAACATCACCCGGGTGATCGCCGCCGATCTCGAAGGCAGCGGGCTGTTCCGCGAGATCCCGCGCGAGGCCTTCCTGTCGACGGTCACGAGCTTTGCAAGCCCGGTGCAATATTCCGACTGGAAGGCGATCAATGCCCAGGCGCTGATCACCGGCGCGGTCAGCGTCGACGGCTCGGGGCGGCTCAGCGTCAAGTTCCGGCTTTACGACGTCTTCTCGCAGGCGCCGCTGGGTGACGGGCTGCAATTCGGCGGCGCAGCGGCAAGCTGGCGCCGGGTGGCCCACAAGGTGGCCGATCAGGTCTATTCGCGGATCACCGGCGAGGGCGGCTATTTCGACAGCCGCGTGGTCTTCGTGGCCGAGCGCGGCCCCAAGAACGAGCGCGCCAAGCAGCTGGCGATCATGGATTACGACGGCGCCAACATGCAGCCGCTGACCGATGCCAATTCGATCGTGATCGCGCCGCGCTTTTCGCCGACCGGCGACCGGGTGCTCTACACCAGCTACGAAAGCGGCTTTCCCCGGATCTATCTGCTGGATGTGGCGACCGGTCAGCGCCGGGTGCTCGACGACCAGCCCGGCACCATGACCTTCGCGCCGCGCTTTGCCCCCGACGGTCGGCGGGTGCTGTTCTCGCTGTCGCAGGGCGGCAATACCGATCTGTACGAGCTTGACCTGCAATCGGGCCGCCGCACCCGGCTTTCGGATGCGCCCTCGATCGAGACCGCGCCGAGCTTCTCGCCCGATGGCAGCCAGATCGTCTTCGAATCCGACCGCTCGGGCAAGCAGCAGCTTTACGTGATGCCCGCGACCGGGGGCGAGCCGCGCCGGATCTCGTTCGGGCAGGGGCGCTACGGCACCCCGGTCTGGTCCCCGCGCGGCGATTACATCGCCTTCACCAAGCAGAACAAGGGCCGGTTCCATATCGGCGTGATGCGGACCGACGGCTCCGAGGAACGCCTGCTGACCGCCTCCTTCCTCGACGAGGGCCCGACCTGGGCGCCGAATGGCCGGGTGATCATGTTCACCCGCGAAACCGCTGGCGCGGCCGGGGCGCCGGGGCTCTATACCGTCGACATCACCGGGCGGAACCTGCGCAAGGTCCCCTATCGGGGGCAGGGCTCCGACCCGTCCTGGTCTCCGCTTCAGCCCTGA